From the genome of Torulaspora globosa chromosome 2, complete sequence, one region includes:
- the GLT1 gene encoding glutamate synthase (NADH) (ancestral locus Anc_7.361) yields MILKSDCFDPLQEAYEGGSPQDYSRNHSHKSWANVIPDRCGLYEPEYEKDACGVGFVANIKGEQSHKIVSDGRFLLCNMTHRGAVSSGGNGDGAGILVGIPHEFMQREFKADLGVEIPGRGEYAVGNVFFKKEQEHEALQRAKTVFEEMAGALELAVLGWREVPRDSSILGEVALSREPTILQPMVVSTREAFDEREFQTALYVLRKQVSERIGIENWFYACSLSNRTIVYKGQLTPAQVYNYYHDLTNAHFKSHMALVHSRFSTNTFPSWDRAQPLRWIAHNGEINTLRGNKNWMHAREGVLVSETFKDQLDQLYPIIEEGGSDSAALDNVLELLTINGVLSLPEAIMMMVPEAYHKDMDSNLKAWFDWAACLMEPWDGPALLNFTDGRYCGAMLDRNGLRPCRYYVTSDDRVICASEVGVIHIDNSIVIQKGKLKPGEMFLVDTGKAEIVDTKKLKLEFARRKDFKSWLSKVIKLDDLLVKNKKYIPAEFVSEVSSFKVQTDPRLLANGYTFEQVSLLLTPMAMTGKEALGSMGNDAPLACLNEDPVLVYDYFKQLFAQVTNPPIDPIREANVMSLECYVGPQGNLLEMHPSQCDRLLLKSPILHWNEFNALQHIEKVHPSWSISNIDITFEKSEGLLGYTATIERITQEASDAIDQGKKILIVSDRKLGPQRLAISSLVAVGAIHHHLIRNKQRSQVAIILETGEAKEVHHFCVLLGYGCDGIFPYLAMETLVRMNHEGLIRNNEDDDIKIDDKTLLENYKHAVDGGILKVMSKMGISTLASYKGAQIFEALGVDNSVIDVCFAGTASRIKGVTFEYLAQDAFSLHERGYPSRPIVKKSAGLPEAGDYHWRDGGFKHVNDPTAIASLQDSVRNKNEAAWDMYVKKEMEAIRDCTLRGLLELDFENSTEIPVEQVEPWTEIARRFATGAMSYGSISMEAHSTLAIAMNRLGAKSNCGEGGEDAERSLVHENGDTMRSAIKQVASARFGVTSYYLSDADEIQIKIAQGAKPGEGGELPAHKVSKDIAKTRHSTPYVGLISPPPHHDIYSIEDLKQLIYDLKCSNPRAGISVKLVSEVGVGIVASGVAKAKADHILVSGHDGGTGAARWTSIKNAGLPWELGLAETHQTLVLNDLRRNVVVQTDGQLRTGFDIAVAVLLGAESFTLATVPLIAMGCVMLRRCHLNSCAVGIATQDPYLRSKFEGQPEHVINFFYYLIQDLRKIMAKLGFRSIDEMIGHSEKLKKRENVNTKSINIDLSPILTPAHVIRPGVATRFLKKQDHKLHTRLDNKLIDEAEVTLDRGLPVTIDAEIINTDRALGSTLSYRISKRFGENGLPQDTVVVNIRGSAGQSFGAFLTKGITFILDGDANDYVGKGLSGGILVIRPPKDSKFKSDENVIVGNTCFYGATSGTAFISGNAGERFAVRNSGATIVVERIKGNNAFEYMTGGRAVVLSQMESLNAFSGATGGIAYCLTSDYDDFVGKINRDTIELESLSDPVEIAFVKNLILEHHNYTRSELAAKILNNFNHYLKNFVKVIPTDYKKVLLKEASDKLKEKEKLNNEYLKRFQRTTNSSVDATNGEVDAMVSAKKQNGTVSFRSTVVEPKVVDLEDSMPDAEQHEKKVEKLEKLEKNRGFMKYKVRYESKRSPATRSKDWKEFSNSLSKKDAKYQTARCMECGTPFCQSDTGCPVSNVIPKFNDLVFKDQWKLAYYKLIETNNFPEFTGRVCPAPCEGACTLGIIEDPVGIKSIERLIIDNAFKEGWVKPSPPETRTGRSVAIIGSGPAGLACADQLNKAGHHVTVYERADRCGGLLMYGIPNMKLDKSVVERRVELLAAEGIEFVTNTEIGKDISVETLKSQFDAVVYAIGSTIPRDLPIKGRELKNIDFAMTLLKNNTEAFLRKDMEAIRQSIAGKKVIVIGGGDTGNDCLGTSVRHGAASVLNFELLPQPPKQRAKDNPWPQWPRVMRVDYGHAEVKEHYGRDPREYCILSKEFIGNDQGEVTAIKTVRVEWKKSESGVWQMVEIPGSEETFEADIVLLSMGFIGPELIDDPSVVKTKRGTIGTLNDASYRVDGDKVYAAGDCRRGQSLIVWAIQEGRKCATSVDENLMGDSNLPGSGGIVRRDYRLLEELAATV; encoded by the coding sequence ATGATCTTGAAATCGGATTGTTTCGATCCGCTGCAGGAGGCATACGAAGGCGGGAGTCCGCAGGATTATAGCAGGAACCATTCTCACAAGTCATGGGCGAATGTTATTCCAGATAGATGCGGGTTGTACGAACCGGAGTACGAGAAGGATGCGTGTGGTGTTGGGTTTGTTGCGAACATCAAGGGCGAGCAGAGTCACAAGATTGTGTCGGACGGTAGGTTTCTGCTTTGCAATATGACGCATCGTGGAGCGGTGTCGTCAGGCGGGAACGGTGACGGAGCGGGCATTCTGGTTGGGATCCCTCACGAGTTCATGCAGCGCGAGTTCAAGGCGGATCTCGGGGTGGAGATTCCGGGCCGCGGCGAGTACGCGGTCGGGAACgtgttcttcaagaaggagcaggagCATGAGGCGCTGCAGAGAGCCAAGACGGTGTTCGAGGAGATGGCCGGCGCGCTGGAGCTTGCGGTGCTGGGTTGGAGGGAGGTGCCACGTGACTCGTCTATTCTTGGGGAAGTGGCGCTATCACGCGAACCGACGATCCTGCAACCGATGGTGGTGAGCACCAGAGAGGCGTTCGACGAGAGGGAGTTCCAGACGGCGCTGTATGTGCTGCGGAAGCAGGTGTCTGAGCGGATCGGGATCGAGAATTGGTTTTATGCCTGTTCGCTGAGCAACAGGACCATTGTGTACAAGGGTCAGCTGACGCCGGCGCAGGTGTACAATTACTACCATGACTTGACCAACGCGCATTTCAAGTCGCACATGGCGTTGGTGCACTCGCGTTTCTCTACGAACACGTTCCCTTCGTGGGACAGGGCTCAGCCGCTGCGGTGGATCGCTCACAACGGTGAAATTAACACGCTGAGAGGTAACAAGAACTGGATGCACGCGCGAGAGGGCGTTCTTGTGTCGGAGACGTTCAAGGACCAGCTGGACCAGTTGTATCCGATCATCGAAGAAGGTGGTTCCGACTCTGCCGCGCTGGATAACGTTTTGGAGTTGCTGACCATCAATGGCGTACTGTCGCTGCCGGAGGCCATCATGATGATGGTGCCCGAGGCGTACCACAAGGATATGGACTCGAACTTGAAGGCGTGGTTCGACTGGGCCGCGTGTCTGATGGAACCTTGGGATGGCCCCGCGCTCTTGAATTTCACCGATGGTCGGTACTGTGGTGCTATGCTTGACAGAAACGGTCTGAGACCTTGCCGTTACTACGTGACTTCGGATGACAGAGTTATTTGCGCTTCTGAGGTCGGTGTCATTCACATCGACAACTCTATCGTGATACAGAAGGGTAAGCTGAAGCCTGGCGAGATGTTCCTGGTTGATACAGGCAAGGCTGAGATCGTGGACaccaagaaattgaaacTGGAGTTTGCCAGAAGAAAGGACTTTAAATCGTGGTTGTCCAAAGTTATCAAGCTGGACGACCTGCTTgtgaagaacaagaaataTATCCCTGCCGAATTCGTTTCTGAGGTCTCGTCCTTCAAGGTCCAAACAGATCCTCGTCTGTTGGCCAACGGTTACACTTTTGAGCAAGTCTCTCTGTTGTTGACTCCAATGGCGATGACCGGTAAGGAAGCGCTAGGGTCTATGGGTAACGATGCGCCATTGGCATGTCTGAACGAGGACCCCGTCTTGGTCTATGATTATTTCAAACAGCTCTTCGCCCAAGTCACAAACCCACCTATCGATCCGATCCGTGAAGCTAACGTCATGTCTCTCGAATGTTATGTGGGTCCTCAGGGTAATCTTCTGGAAATGCATCCTTCGCAGTGCGATAGGTTACTGTTGAAGTCACCTATTTTACACTGGAACGAATTCAATGCTCTGCAACACATCGAGAAAGTGCATCCATCCTGGTCGATCTCCAATATTGATATCACTTTTGAGAAATCAGAGGGTTTATTAGGTTACACTGCCACCATCGAGCGCATAACACAGGAAGCAAGTGATGCCATCGATCAAGGCAAGAAAATCTTGATTGTGTCAGACCGGAAACTCGGCCCACAAAGATTGGCTATCTCTTCGCTTGTTGCAGTTGGTGCCATCCACCACCATCTAATAAGAAACAAGCAGCGTTCTCAGGTGGCTATAATCTTGGAGACTGGTGAAGCTAAGGAAGTCCACCATTTCTGTGTTTTGCTTGGTTACGGTTGTGATGGTATCTTCCCATACTTGGCCATGGAGACCCTGGTGAGAATGAACCATGAGGGCTTGATTCGTAATAATGAAGACGACGACATCAAAATCGATGATAAAACTTTGCTTGAGAACTACAAGCATGCCGTTGACGGTGGTATATTAAAGGTCATGTCCAAAATGGGTATCTCCACCTTGGCTTCTTATAAAGGTGCccaaatttttgaagctttagGTGTCGACAACTCTGTCATCGATGTTTGTTTTGCAGGTACAGCTTCCAGAATAAAGGGTGTCACTTTTGAGTACCTAGCTCAGGACGCCTTCTCCCTACACGAACGTGGTTATCCTTCAAGGCCTATTGTCAAGAAATCCGCGGGGCTACCAGAGGCTGGTGACTACCACTGGAGAGACGGTGGTTTCAAGCATGTAAATGATCCAACAGCTATCGcttctttgcaagattCAGTCAGAAACAAGAATGAAGCCGCCTGGGATATGTACGTGAAAAAGGAAATGGAAGCCATCAGAGATTGTACCTTGAGGGGTCTGTTAGAATTAGATTTCGAAAATTCTACCGAGATTCCTGTAGAACAGGTTGAACCATGGACTGAAATTGCCAGAAGATTCGCAACCGGTGCCATGTCATATGGTTCCATCTCGATGGAAGCTCACTCAACACTTGCCATTGCTATGAATCGACTAGGCGCTAAATCGAACTGTGGTGAAGGTGGTGAAGACGCTGAACGTTCTCTCGTCCATGAGAATGGTGATACCATGAGATCCGCTATCAAGCAGGTTGCTTCTGCTAGATTTGGTGTTACTTCTTACTATTTATCCGATGCCGATGAGATTCAAATTAAGATTGCTCAAGGTGCTAAACCTGGTGAAGGTGGTGAATTACCAGCTCACAAGGTCTCAAAGGATATTGCAAAGACTAGACACTCGACTCCGTACGTCGGTTTGATCTCTCCGCCCCCACATCATGATATTTATTCGATCGAAGATCTAAAACAACTTATCTACGATTTGAAATGCTCAAACCCAAGAGCTGGAATTTCCGTCAAATTAGTCTCCGAAGTCGGTGTAGGTATCGTGGCCTCAGGTGTAGCCAAAGCTAAGGCGGACCACATCTTAGTCTCAGGCCACGATGGTGGTACTGGTGCTGCAAGATGGACTAGTATCAAGAATGCAGGTCTTCCATGGGAATTGGGTTTGGCTGAAACTCACCAAACTTTGGTGCTTAACGATCTGAGACGTAATGTTGTTGTTCAGACCGATGGTCAATTGAGAACAGGGTTCGACATTGCGGTGGCAGTTCTGCTAGGTGCTGAGTCTTTCACTTTAGCCACTGTTCCTTTGATTGCTATGGGATGTGTCATGTTGAGGAGATGTCACTTGAACTCATGTGCGGTTGGTATTGCAACGCAAGATCCATACTTAAGGAGTAAGTTTGAAGGCCAACCTGAACATGTTATTAATTTCTTTTACTATCTGATTCAAGATTTGAGAAAAATTATGGCTAAGTTGGGCTTCCGTAGTATCGATGAAATGATTGGCCATTCtgagaaattgaaaaagAGGGAGAACGTCAACACAAAGTCAATCAACATTGATTTGTCTCCAATTTTGACTCCAGCTCATGTTATTCGTCCCGGGGTCGCTACTAGATTCCTCAAGAAACAGGACCACAAACTGCACACTCGTCTAGATAACaaattgattgatgaggCTGAGGTTACCTTGGATCGTGGTTTGCCGGTGACTATTGATGCTGAAATCATCAATACCGACCGTGCATTAGGTTCAACGCTATCGTATAGAATTTCGAAGAGATTTGGCGAAAACGGCCTGCCTCAAGATACTGTTGTAGTGAACATCCGAGGTTCCGCAGGTCAATCTTTTGGTGCATTCCTAACCAAAGGTATTACTTTCATTTTGGATGGTGATGCTAATGATTATGTCGGTAAAGGGTTGTCTGGTGGTATCCTTGTTATTAGACCGCCAAAGGACTCGAAATTCAAGAGTGATGAGAATGTTATCGTAGGTAATACCTGTTTCTACGGTGCGACATCTGGTACTGCCTTTATTTCTGGTAATGCTGGTGAGCGTTTCGCTGTTCGTAACTCAGGTGCAACTATTGTTGTCGAGAGAATTAAGGGTAACAATGCCTTTGAGTACATGACTGGTGGCAGAGCTGTTGTTTTATCTCAAATGGAATCTCTAAATGCCTTTTCTGGTGCAACAGGTGGTATTGCTTACTGTTTGACTTCTGACTATGATGATTTTGTTGGCAAGATCAACCGTGATACAATCGAGTTGGAGAGTTTGTCCGATCCTGTAGAAATTGCCTTTgtcaagaatttgattTTAGAACACCACAATTACACCAGATCTGAATTAGCTGCAaaaatcttgaacaacttCAATCActacttgaagaatttcgTGAAGGTTATTCCAACCGATTATAAAAAAgttcttttgaaagaagcttctgataaattgaaggagaaagaaaagttgaacaatGAATACCTCAagagatttcaaagaacaACGAATAGCAGTGTCGATGCAACAAATGGCGAAGTTGATGCCATGGTTTCAGCTAAGAAGCAAAACGGCACTGTTTCCTTCAGATCTACTGTTGTAGAACCTAAGGTCGTTGACCTGGAAGATTCGATGCCAGACGCTGAACAACATGAGaaaaaagttgaaaaactggagaagcttgaaaagaaCCGCGGATTCATGAAATACAAGGTTCGGTATGAGAGCAAGAGAAGCCCGGCCACCAGATCCAAAGACTGGAAGGAGTTCTCCAATAGTTTGAGTAAGAAGGATGCCAAGTATCAAACAGCCAGATGTATGGAGTGTGGTACGCCTTTCTGCCAATCTGATACTGGGTGTCCCGTTTCTAACGTGATTCCAAAGTTCAATGATCTTGTTTTCAAGGACCAATGGAAGTTAGCATACTACAAGTTGATCGAAACAAACAACTTCCCAGAGTTCACAGGAAGAGTCTGCCCAGCACCATGTGAAGGTGCCTGTACATTAGGCATCATCGAGGACCCTGTCGGTATCAAATCCATCGAAAGGCTAATCATTGATAATGCGTTCAAAGAGGGTTGGGTCAAGCCTTCACCACCTGAGACCCGTACTGGGCGCTCTGTTGCCATCATCGGCAGTGGTCCAGCCGGTTTAGCTTGCGCTGATCAATTGAACAAAGCTGGTCACCACGTCACTGTCTATGAAAGAGCCGATCGTTGCGGTGGTCTGTTGATGTATGGTATCCCCAACATGAAGTTGGACAAGTCCGTTGTGGAGCGCCGTGTTGAGCTATTGGCTGCCGAAGGCATTGAGTTCGTCACCAACACCGAAATCGGTAAAGACATTTCGGTCGAGACGTTGAAATCTCAGTTCGACGCCGTGGTCTACGCCATCGGTTCCACAATCCCAAGAGACTTGCCTATCAAAGGCCGtgaattgaagaatatcGACTTCGCTATGACtttgctgaagaacaatACTGAAGCGTTTTTGCGTAAGGACATGGAAGCCATCCGCCAATCTATCGCGGGCAAGAAAGTTATTGTCATCGGTGGTGGTGATACCGGTAATGACTGTCTAGGTACTTCGGTGAGACACGGTGCCGCATCCGTGCTCAACTTCGAGCTGCTACCTCAGCCACCCAAGCAGCGTGCTAAGGACAACCCATGGCCACAATGGCCTCGTGTCATGAGAGTCGACTACGGCCACGCCGAAGTCAAAGAACATTACGGTAGAGACCCAAGGGAGTACTGCATTCTCTCCAAGGAGTTCATCGGCAACGACCAGGGTGAGGTGACTGCCATTAAGACGGTCCGCGTCGAATGGAAGAAGTCGGAGAGCGGTGTCTGGCAGATGGTAGAAATCCCAGGCAGCGAAGAGACCTTCGAGGCAGACATCGTGCTACTGTCGATGGGTTTCATCGGACCAGAGCTCATCGACGACCCAAGCGTCGTCAAGACCAAGAGGGGGACCATCGGCACTCTGAACGATGCTTCGTACCGCGTCGACGGCGACAAAGTCTACGCCGCTGGTGACTGCAGAAGAGGCCAGTCGTTGATCGTGTGGGCCATCCAGGAGGGCAGAAAGTGTGCTACCTCCGTGGACGAAAACCTAATGGGCGACAGCAACCTGCCAGGCAGCGGTGGCATTGTGAGACGTGACTACAGACTGCTCGAAGAGCTTGCGGCCACTGTCTGA
- the PAR32 gene encoding Par32p (ancestral locus Anc_7.362), whose protein sequence is MVDGPKQSEGEQASMATYRISTGRGGAGNIQNSSSKASPKLIPQGSQTPNILQPVFSTGRGGAGNMRRNVDAKLTRRAQDVDGELEEDVIEPSREEDYIGPFSGSEVERALSGGVISRGTGSHETGKSHVRNGRSRRNSLDDRPMAIAVGRGGAGNIISPKPSGSGARKNKTGKQQKQGVWSSLKKLFS, encoded by the coding sequence ATGGTGGACGGTCCAAAGCAATCCGAGGGCGAACAGGCTAGTATGGCTACGTACAGGATTTCTACAGGGAGAGGTGGTGCCGGGAACATTCAGAATTCGAGCTCTAAGGCGTCTCCCAAGCTGATTCCGCAGGGCTCTCAGACACCGAATATTCTTCAGCCGGTGTTCAGCACAGGTCGCGGCGGTGCCGGCAATATGAGGCGGAATGTGGACGCCAAGCTGACCAGGAGGGCTCAGGACGTGGACGGAGAGTTGGAGGAGGATGTGATCGAGCCAAGCAGAGAGGAAGACTACATAGGGCCGTTCTCCGGGAGCGAGGTCGAGAGGGCCCTCTCTGGAGGAGTGATAAGCCGCGGGACAGGCAGCCATGAGACAGGCAAGTCGCATGTGCGGAACGGCCGGTCCAGAAGGAACAGTCTGGACGACAGACCGATGGCTATAGCGGTCGGCAGAGGCGGAGCCGGCAACATAATATCGCCCAAGCCTAGCGGATCGGGTGCCAGGAAGAACAAAACCGGtaagcagcagaagcaggGCGTCTGGtcgtctttgaagaagctgttcTCATGA
- the HCR1 gene encoding translation initiation factor eIF3 core subunit j (ancestral locus Anc_7.363) codes for MSWDEDVIGGSAAAGGDDKVLMESWEDGLADEPVMESWDAEETVAPTVEKGNGKKANGKKVSETDKKLLAIDTLDEKTRKELIKKAELESDLNNAADLFAGLGVAEEHPRAAALRKQQEEAAARAASAMTRDTPIEKHPLFQTAETKTDYQELRKALATAVVSMHEKSSLNYASSLAIDLIRDVAKPMSIESIRQTIATLNILMKDKERQERQARLARVKGGTAQGGAGKKKAKGAKANLGGAFKKDQQFDMGEVEFDDFGDDDFM; via the coding sequence ATGTCTTGGGACGAGGATGTTATCGGCGGGTCTGCCGCCGCCGGCGGAGACGATAAGGTTTTGATGGAGTCGTGGGAGGACGGGCTCGCGGACGAGCCCGTGATGGAATCGTGGGACGCAGAAGAAACGGTGGCACCGACGGTCGAGAAGGGCAACGGGAAGAAGGCCAATGGGAAGAAGGTCTCGGAGACCGACAAAAAACTGCTGGCGATCGACACGCTCGACGAAAAGACGCGAAAggagctgatcaagaaggcgGAGCTGGAGTCGGACCTTAACAACGCAGCAGACCTGTTTGCAGGGCTTGGAGTCGCTGAGGAGCATCCAAGGGCCGCTGCGTTGCGGAAgcagcaagaagaggcgGCCGCCAGGGCCGCCTCTGCGATGACTCGCGACACACCGATCGAGAAGCATCCGCTGTTCCAAACAGCAGAGACCAAGACGGACTATCAGGAGCTGAGAAAGGCGCTGGCCACCGCGGTGGTGTCGATGCACGAGAAATCGTCGCTCAACTACGCGTCTTCGCTCGCGATCGACCTGATCCGAGACGTCGCCAAGCCCATGTCGATCGAGTCGATCAGACAGACCATCGCTACGCTCAACATCCTGATGAAGGACAAGGAGAGACAGGAGAGACAGGCAAGACTGGCACGGGTCAAGGGAGGCACCGCGCAGGGCGGTGCcggcaagaagaaggccaagGGTGCCAAGGCCAACCTCGGAGGCGCGTTCAAGAAGGACCAGCAGTTCGACATGGGAGAGGTCGAGTTCGACGACTTTGGCGACGACGACTTCATGTAG
- the DLD1 gene encoding D-lactate dehydrogenase (ancestral locus Anc_7.364), producing MVLRRSLFNAYRTSSRMVSGGAGKKRFYSGSGGKWLGYSLAGAAGYVVAGDSLDIKGKVSRGFGADVNVGPVEKNGKSKSTLPLSDLESPEYCMDRKELDRVVEELKRVVGNDQDHFSESQSDLDSHSDTYFNTHHPAADQRPRIVLFPSSTEEVSRIMKICHDNNVPVIPFSGGTSLEGHFMPTRSASTVVLDVSKFMNRIVKLNQTDLDVEVQAGVPWEDLNDFLGEHGLLFGCDPGPGAQIGGCVANSCSGTNAYRYGTMKENVVNLTVVLPDGTVVKTRGRPRKSSAGYNLNGLFTGSEGTLGIVTEATVKCHVKPVMETVVVASFPTVGDAAACSSNITQEGIQLNAMELLDDEMMKLINSSGATFRTDWKEQPTMFFKIGGRNDNIIQQVIAELERIAKKHKASSFEFATDEEKKMELWEARKVALWSVIDAGRSKNEKANIWTTDVAVPLSNFARVIEETKEEMSNSPLINAVVGHAGDGNFHSFIVYNNDEEKKICEEIVDNMVRRAIEAEGTCTGEHGVGVGKRKFLLEELGDAPVDLMRKIKLAIDPKRILNPDKIFKIDPNEPDLH from the coding sequence ATGGTGCTCAGACGGTCGTTGTTTAATGCTTATAGGACCAGTAGTAGGATGGTGTCGGGTGGTGCGGGAAAGAAGCGGTTTTACAGTGGCAGCGGCGGCAAGTGGCTGGGATACTCTCTCGCTGGAGCGGCAGGTTATGTGGTCGCCGGCGACAGCCTGGATATTAAGGGAAAGGTGAGCAGGGGCTTTGGTGCCGATGTGAACGTGGGACCGGTTGAGAAGAACGGGAAAAGCAAGTCTACTTTGCCATTGAGCGATCTAGAGTCGCCAGAGTATTGTATGGACCGGAAAGAGCTGGATCGGGTCGTTGAGGAGCTCAAGAGAGTTGTAGGTAACGACCAGGATCACTTCTCTGAGTCCCAGTCGGATTTGGACAGCCATTCGGACACTTATTTCAATACCCATCATCCGGCAGCGGATCAGAGACCGAGGATTGTGCTGTTCCCTTCTAGTACAGAGGAAGTGTCCAGGATAATGAAGATCTGCCACGACAACAATGTTCCTGTTATTCCATTCTCCGGTGGCACCTCGCTCGAGGGCCATTTCATGCCGACCAGATCTGCGTCGACGGTGGTTCTGGACGTGTCCAAATTCATGAACCGCATTGTTAAGTTGAATCAGACAGATCTGGACGTCGAAGTGCAGGCCGGGGTTCCATGGGAGGATCTGAACGATTTCTTGGGTGAGCACGGGTTGTTATTTGGGTGTGATCCGGGCCCAGGCGCGCAAATCGGTGGATGCGTGGCTAACTCTTGCTCCGGTACAAATGCCTATCGTTACGGTACAATGAAGGAGAACGTGGTGAACTTGACTGTGGTTCTCCCAGATGGCACTGTGGTCAAGACGAGAGgcaggccaagaaagtCGAGTGCTGGTTACAATTTAAACGGATTGTTTACTGGAAGCGAAGGTACGCTTGGAATTGTCACAGAAGCCACTGTCAAGTGTCATGTGAAGCCCGTCATGGAGACCGTGGTAGTCGCATCTTTCCCCACTGTTGGAGACGCAGCTGCCTGCTCTTCTAACATCACACAGGAGGGTATTCAGTTAAACGCTATGGAGCTGCTGGACGACgagatgatgaaattgatcaacagTTCTGGCGCCACTTTCAGGACTGACTGGAAGGAGCAGCCAACCAtgtttttcaaaattggcGGTCGAAACGACAATATTATCCAACAGGTCATAGCCGAATTAGAACGTAtcgccaagaagcacaagGCTTCCTCGTTTGAGTTTGCcacagatgaagaaaaaaaaatggaGCTATGGGAAGCAAGAAAGGTTGCCTTGTGGTCAGTCATAGATGCAGGCAGATCGAAGAATGAAAAGGCGAATATTTGGACCACAGATGTTGCCGTGCCACTCTCCAACTTTGCCAGAGTCATCGAGGAAaccaaggaagagatgagcAATTCGCCTCTGATCAACGCTGTTGTTGGGCACGCCGGTGACGGAAACTTCCATTCTTTCATAGTCTACAACAacgatgaggaaaagaaaatatgCGAAGAGATTGTCGACAACATGGTCAGAAGGGCTATCGAGGCAGAGGGCACCTGTACTGGTGAACACGGCGTGGGTGTCGGTAAAAGAAAATTCCTACTCGAAGAACTGGGCGATGCCCCCGTTGACTTGATGCGCAAGATCAAACTGGCCATTGACCCCAAGAGAATCTTGAATCCTGACAAGATTTTCAAAATCGATCCTAATGAACCAGACCTACATTGA
- the PEX13 gene encoding peroxin PEX13 (ancestral locus Anc_7.365), giving the protein MSTSTKQRPKPWESSGPLDDQVSSTDGGSMTRATSGANQPVDSSPDAPPRPAGLSPETLNDPMSSYRNSQYGSGAYGGAMYGNSMLGSGLYGGNSMFGGGYGSMYGGGYGSMYGGSAYGSLYGNGYGGGYMGGMNGGPGGLGESTQATFQLIESLIGAVAGFAQMLESTYMATHNSFFSMISVAEQFSYMKEMLGSFFGIFAMIKVLRRGLFYITRGRIGSPPRVNNGNNGDGKENEMVKEFEKFNNGHNEQRKRKRISWKPLIFFLAAVFGFPYLLNKFIARMQNMQNNRIGAHANRQIDPSKLEFARALYDFTPENPQIEVTLKKGDLMAIITKQDPMGRDSDWWKVRTRSGEVGYVPFNYLEIIKRQNKIERIQERADGDQQE; this is encoded by the coding sequence ATGTCTACAAGCACCAAGCAGCGTCCAAAGCCATGGGAAAGTAGTGGTCCTCTAGATGATCAAGTATCCTCCACCGATGGTGGGTCGATGACAAGAGCGACATCTGGAGCTAACCAACCCGTTGATAGCTCTCCAGATGCTCCACCCAGGCCAGCTGGATTGAGTCCTGAGACTTTGAACGACCCAATGTCCTCATACCGGAACTCACAGTATGGTAGTGGAGCGTACGGAGGTGCTATGTATGGTAACTCTATGCTAGGCAGCGGGCTTTACGGCGGAAACTCCATGTTTGGTGGAGGATATGGATCGATGTACGGTGGTGGATACGGTTCCATGTACGGGGGCAGTGCATATGGATCGTTGTACGGGAATGGATATGGCGGAGGTTATATGGGGGGCATGAACGGCGGACCTGGAGGCCTAGGTGAGTCGACTCAGGCCACTTTCCAATTGATTGAAAGCCTGATTGGAGCTGTCGCAGGTTTTGCGCAGATGTTGGAGTCTACATACATGGCTACGCATAATTCGTTCTTCAGTATGATCTCAGTTGCCGAGCAATTCTCTTATATGAAGGAAATGCTGGGGTCATTCTTTGGAATCTTTGCCATGATAAAGGTTCTGCGGAGAGGCTTATTCTATATCACAAGAGGAAGGATAGGCTCGCCGCCAAGAGTGAATAACGGTAACAATGGTGATGGCAAAGAGAATGAAATGGTTAAAGAATTCGAAAAGTTCAACAATGGTCACAATGAGCAACGAAAACGGAAAAGGATCTCTTGGAAGCCTCTAATCTTTTTTCTGGCCGCAGTGTTTGGATTCCCATACCTCCTGAACAAGTTTATCGCTAGGATGCAAAATATGCAGAACAACAGAATTGGTGCTCACGCCAACCGACAAATAGACCCCTCGAAACTCGAATTTGCTAGAGCACTCTACGATTTTACGCCGGAAAATCCGCAAATTGAAGtaactttgaagaagggGGACCTCATGGCAATCATAACAAAGCAGGATCCCATGGGTAGAGATTCCGATTGGTGGAAAGTAAGAACCAGAAGCGGTGAGGTCGGCTACGTGCCATTTAACTACTTGGAAATAATAAAAAGGCAGAATAAGATCGAGCGAATTCAAGAACGAGCTGATGGCGATCAGCAGGAATGA